Proteins found in one Zea mays cultivar B73 chromosome 1, Zm-B73-REFERENCE-NAM-5.0, whole genome shotgun sequence genomic segment:
- the LOC100274380 gene encoding Tyrosine/DOPA decarboxylase 1-like: MGSLPLDASLRPLDPEAFAGDSRAIVDFLAEYYRDVDKYPVRAADLEPGRLRKLLPEAAPEHGEPMEDILEDVRRDILPGLTHWQSPSFFAYFPMNGSAAGFAGEMLSAGLNVAPFVWVASPAAAELESVVVDWMGTLLGLPQRLLFSGGGGGVLQGSTCEAVVCTLAAARDRALARLGHESIVKLVVYASDQTHATFQKGARLVGIPPSNFRVIRTTSASGYGLTADDVRAAVDRDVARGLVPLYLCATVGTTGLGAVDPVRELGEEARRHGMWLHVDAAYAGSAAICPEFQGTLDGAELADSVSMNPHKWFLTNADCCCLWVASPGALTSALSTDPEYLKNVGTDGTGKPAAIDYKDWQISLSRRFRAIKLWVVLRRYGAVGLRAHIRRHVTTAKWFERTVAADERFEVVVPRKFSLVCFRLRERFAGDDAADELNRELLTAVNASGRAFVTHFVVDGKFVIRLAVGGAMTEMRHVMDVWELLQASADHVLRRYSY, translated from the coding sequence ATGGGCAGCCTACCGCTCGACGCGTCACTGCGGCCACTGGACCCCGAGGCCTTCGCCGGCGATTCACGCGCCATCGTGGACTTCCTCGCCGAGTACTACCGTGACGTCGATAAGTACCCTGTGAGGGCGGCCGACCTCGAGCCTGGCAGGCTACGGAAGCTGCTCCCCGAGGCTGCGCCAGAGCACGGTGAGCCGATGGAGGACATACTGGAGGACGTGCGGCGGGACATCCTGCCGGGTCTGACCCACTGGCAGAGCCCCAGCTTCTTCGCCTACTTCCCCATGAACGGCAGCGCCGCTGGGTTCGCGGGGGAGATGTTGTCGGCCGGCCTGAACGTGGCGCCGTTCGTGTGGGTGGCGTCGCCCGCCGCAGCGGAGCTCGAGAGCGTGGTGGTGGACTGGATGGgtacgctgctcgggctgccgcagCGGTTACTCTtctcgggcggcggcggcggcgtgctaCAGGGGAGCACGTGCGAGGCCGTGGTGTGCACGCTCGCCGCGGCGCGGGACCGCGCGCTGGCTAGGCTGGGGCACGAGAGCATCGTGAAGCTGGTGGTCTACGCCTCGGACCAGACGCACGCCACCTTCCAGAAGGGCGCGCGGCTGGTGGGCATCCCGCCGTCCAACTTCCGCGTCATCCGGACGACGTCGGCCTCCGGGTACGGCCTGACGGCCGACGACGTCCGCGCCGCGGTCGATCGCGACGTCGCACGCGGCCTGGTGCCGCTGTACCTCTGCGCCACGGTGGGCACCACGGGGCTCGGCGCGGTCGACCCCGTGCGCGAGCTCGGAGAGGAGGCGCGGCGACACGGCATGTGGCTGCACGTGGACGCGGCGTACGCCGGCAGCGCGGCCATCTGCCCTGAGTTCCAGGGCACTCTCGATGGCGCCGAGCTCGCCGACTCGGTGAGCATGAACCCGCACAAGTGGTTCCTCACCAACGCGGACTGCTGCTGTCTGTGGGTGGCAAGCCCAGGTGCCCTGACCTCCGCGCTGTCCACCGACCCGGAGTACCTCAAGAACGTCGGCACGGACGGCACGGGGAAGCCGGCCGCCATAGACTACAAGGACTGGCAGATCTCCCTGTCACGCCGGTTCCGCGCCATCAAGCTCTGGGTGGTGCTGCGGCGCTACGGTGCCGTCGGCCTGCGCGCGCACATCCGCCGACACGTCACCACAGCAAAGTGGTTCGAGCGGACAGTGGCGGCGGACGAACGCTTCGAGGTTGTGGTGCCGAGGAAGTTCTCGCTGGTATGTTTCCGCCTCCGGGAGAGGTTCGCAGGGGACGACGCGGCGGACGAGTTGAACCGGGAGCTCCTCACGGCGGTGAACGCGAGCGGGCGGGCGTTCGTGACGCACTTCGTGGTGGACGGCAAGTTCGTGATCCGCCTCGCGGTCGGCGGTGCTATGACGGAGATGCGGCATGTCATGGACGTGTGGGAACTGCTGCAGGCCAGCGCCGACCACGTTTTACGCCGCTACTCCTACTAG